Proteins co-encoded in one Kutzneria chonburiensis genomic window:
- a CDS encoding 5-aminoimidazole-4-carboxamide ribonucleotide transformylase, producing MEFRYGINPQQAAEYDGAAVRILNGQPSYINMLDALNAWQLVREASRALGRTVAASFKHVSPAGAALSGPIDPVTADLYGMDDVGPVASAYLRARDADPKSSFGDFAAVSAPVDAELAALLSTVVCDGIVAPGFEPGTVATLSAKKGGRFLVVEADPDFEPPQRETREVFGMRLTQDRDPLPLTRDLLGDGLPSTAVDDLLLGMAVLRYTQSNSVCYVKDGATLGIGAGQQSRVDCTRLAGGKVDIWWLRRHPAVRVLLDVAPGTRRQDLVNEQIRYIEEDLTAVERAEWMERLTGVSFVSDGYLPFRDNVDHAARHGVSYIAEPGGSIRSDDVAQACRKHGITLVRTGLRLFHH from the coding sequence ATGGAGTTCCGCTACGGCATCAACCCGCAGCAGGCCGCCGAGTACGACGGCGCGGCGGTCCGGATACTGAACGGGCAGCCCTCGTACATCAACATGCTGGACGCGCTCAACGCCTGGCAGCTGGTGCGGGAGGCCTCCCGGGCGCTCGGCCGGACCGTGGCCGCCTCGTTCAAGCACGTCTCCCCGGCCGGCGCCGCGCTGTCCGGGCCGATCGACCCGGTGACCGCCGACCTGTACGGCATGGACGACGTCGGCCCGGTGGCCAGCGCCTACCTGCGGGCCCGCGACGCCGACCCCAAGTCCTCCTTCGGCGACTTCGCCGCCGTGTCCGCGCCGGTCGACGCCGAGCTGGCGGCGCTGCTCAGCACCGTGGTGTGCGACGGGATCGTGGCCCCCGGCTTCGAGCCCGGCACCGTGGCGACGCTGAGCGCCAAGAAGGGCGGCCGCTTCCTCGTCGTCGAGGCCGACCCCGATTTCGAGCCGCCGCAACGGGAAACCCGCGAGGTGTTCGGCATGCGGCTGACCCAGGACCGCGATCCCCTGCCGCTGACCCGGGATCTGCTCGGTGACGGTCTGCCGTCCACCGCCGTCGACGACCTGCTGCTGGGCATGGCCGTGCTGCGCTACACGCAGTCCAACTCCGTCTGCTACGTGAAAGACGGTGCCACGCTGGGCATCGGGGCCGGTCAGCAGTCCCGTGTGGACTGCACCCGGTTGGCCGGCGGCAAGGTCGACATCTGGTGGCTGCGGCGGCATCCGGCGGTGCGAGTGCTGCTCGACGTCGCGCCCGGCACCCGTCGGCAGGATCTGGTCAACGAGCAGATCCGCTACATCGAGGAGGACCTCACCGCCGTCGAGCGGGCCGAGTGGATGGAGCGGCTGACCGGCGTCTCCTTCGTCTCCGACGGCTACCTCCCGTTCCGCGACAACGTGGACCACGCTGCCCGGCACGGGGTCAGTTACATCGCCGAGCCCGGCGGGTCCATCCGCTCCGACGACGTGGCGCAGGCCTGCCGCAAGCACGGGATCACGCTGGTGCGTACGGGATTGCGGCTGTTCCACCACTGA
- a CDS encoding DUF664 domain-containing protein, translating to MSSSELPRRWPETNAADELTLLTEFLTFLRITAVNKLAGLDRAAAAAAPFPASPVFSAMGVIRHLTSVERYWLGIVGGGLDLPNRWESPDRDIDFRLSEQDTPESVVAEYQEQWALSERALADKAAGDRSTKDEDKTVRWLLTHVVQETARHVGHLDVLREFADGTTGE from the coding sequence ATGAGTTCGAGCGAACTGCCGCGGCGCTGGCCCGAGACGAACGCCGCCGACGAGCTGACCCTGCTCACCGAGTTCCTGACCTTCCTGCGCATCACGGCCGTGAACAAGCTGGCCGGCCTCGACCGGGCGGCCGCGGCGGCCGCGCCGTTCCCGGCCTCGCCGGTGTTCAGCGCCATGGGCGTGATCCGCCACCTGACCTCGGTCGAGCGCTACTGGCTGGGCATCGTCGGCGGCGGCCTCGACCTGCCCAACCGCTGGGAGAGCCCCGATCGCGACATCGACTTCCGACTGTCCGAACAGGACACGCCGGAATCCGTGGTCGCCGAGTATCAGGAGCAGTGGGCGCTCTCCGAGCGGGCCTTGGCGGACAAGGCGGCCGGCGACCGGTCCACCAAGGACGAGGACAAGACCGTGCGCTGGCTGCTGACGCACGTGGTGCAGGAGACCGCGCGCCACGTGGGACATCTGGACGTGCTCAGGGAGTTCGCCGACGGCACGACCGGCGAGTGA
- a CDS encoding carboxylate-amine ligase, which translates to MTERDYVQSAAGASVHTIDGIERQHQGKTGRLAVPAPRSGGGRTGLTVGVEEEFLLVDYRTRRVSPRAPLVLAAAAGRLPGLQPEITQFQVETATPICHTMAEVRANLVDSREKLAGTARRQGLRLAATGTPVLGRAAPPPLTDSARYHQMAAEFGAVTDGLSICGCHVHVGIPGPEEGIRASNYLRPWLPVLLALSANSPFWEGRDTGYASWRYLVWARWPTAGPPPVFESAEQYEHAVRSLMQVGAAMDRAMAYWDIRLSQQHPTIELRVCDVAATADEAVLIAALTRAMVATALEDTRPPLGMPQHLLRAAGWRAARDGLDGSCVNPVTGHTLPTPVLVRQLIGRVRPALEEAGDLELVLDLLESLVAKGCGAARQRRAFGRNGKLTDVVDLLTAQTAGADDLV; encoded by the coding sequence GTGACGGAACGCGACTATGTCCAGTCGGCGGCGGGAGCTTCGGTGCACACCATTGACGGAATCGAGCGGCAGCACCAGGGGAAAACGGGCCGGTTGGCCGTGCCCGCACCCAGATCGGGAGGCGGCCGGACGGGACTGACGGTCGGCGTCGAGGAGGAGTTCCTGCTGGTCGACTACCGCACCCGGCGGGTGTCGCCGCGAGCACCCCTCGTGCTCGCCGCGGCGGCCGGCCGGCTGCCCGGGCTGCAACCGGAGATCACTCAGTTCCAGGTCGAGACGGCCACCCCGATCTGCCACACGATGGCCGAGGTACGGGCGAATCTTGTTGACAGCAGGGAAAAGCTGGCCGGGACCGCGCGCCGGCAGGGATTGCGGCTGGCCGCCACCGGCACCCCCGTGCTGGGCCGGGCCGCGCCGCCGCCGCTGACCGACAGCGCCCGCTACCACCAGATGGCCGCCGAGTTCGGCGCCGTCACCGACGGGCTGTCCATCTGCGGATGTCATGTGCACGTCGGCATTCCCGGGCCGGAGGAAGGTATTCGGGCCAGCAACTACCTGCGGCCGTGGCTGCCGGTTCTGCTGGCGTTGAGCGCGAATTCCCCGTTCTGGGAGGGCCGCGACACCGGCTACGCCAGCTGGCGCTACCTGGTGTGGGCGCGGTGGCCGACGGCCGGCCCGCCGCCGGTGTTCGAGTCGGCCGAGCAGTACGAGCACGCCGTCCGGTCGCTGATGCAGGTCGGCGCGGCCATGGACCGGGCCATGGCCTACTGGGACATCCGTCTGTCGCAACAACATCCGACCATCGAGCTGCGGGTGTGCGACGTCGCCGCGACGGCCGACGAGGCGGTGCTGATCGCCGCGCTGACCCGAGCGATGGTCGCGACCGCCCTGGAGGACACCCGGCCGCCGTTGGGCATGCCGCAGCACCTGCTGCGGGCGGCCGGCTGGCGGGCCGCCCGCGACGGGCTCGACGGCAGCTGCGTCAACCCGGTCACCGGGCACACCCTGCCCACGCCCGTGCTGGTCCGGCAGCTGATCGGCCGGGTACGGCCGGCGCTGGAGGAGGCCGGCGACCTCGAACTCGTGCTGGATCTGCTGGAGTCGTTGGTGGCCAAGGGCTGTGGGGCCGCGCGGCAGCGACGCGCGTTCGGCCGCAACGGCAAGCTCACCGACGTGGTGGACCTGCTGACCGCGCAGACCGCCGGGGCCGACGACCTGGTGTGA
- a CDS encoding GGDEF domain-containing protein, with protein sequence MTGLLEDVRFAFQPLFNLHTGGVIAIEALARPASRSVYELLRDAARAGELLETDVALAAAAVRAAAEHNNIVPLHVNVLAATVSKAAESIGPLLDAMRETGRAPDTLWLEVGTPFSRLRRENLRNGLDLLRSSGFHIALDGVGDGDVPLSLYTELTPEMIKLDRRIVAGLPTDAGKAALVQALTVLAEHNGAQLVAEGVENELQLAAVRRLGFGLAQGNLLAMAGRRPNVEITIAAALTKLPEAELTGPVRRASGPRVTDFLHPATMLPVSATAEEVRSILANQGAVGGVVLVDENNRPHFTVDRNRFLLAVTGPYGHALHAKREAARLADRPYILPSDATALDLLDLLAKAERQRMNDEVVIVDSHDRCLGVVHSSDVVRGIAEMKVEQAASLNPLTRLPGSDALAREVDRRIATREIFAVGWLDVDGFKQVNDSAGFAAGDDLIRAIGRALADAAAVLPTVQVGHVGGDDFVFVAGLDDLVPLSSGQLDTGHTAGGMAISMSLATLVCSPGSVSDYREVSRLLAPLKKHAKALRGDSWVLGRPGSERMDVLRGGNAAPAVPPARRGTVSA encoded by the coding sequence GTGACCGGGTTGCTGGAGGATGTGCGCTTCGCGTTCCAGCCATTGTTCAACCTGCACACGGGTGGCGTCATCGCGATCGAAGCGCTCGCGAGGCCCGCCTCTCGTTCCGTCTACGAGCTGCTCCGCGACGCCGCGCGCGCCGGTGAGCTGCTGGAGACGGACGTTGCGCTGGCCGCCGCCGCGGTACGGGCCGCCGCCGAGCACAACAACATCGTGCCGCTGCACGTCAACGTGCTGGCCGCGACCGTGTCCAAGGCGGCCGAGTCGATCGGCCCGCTGCTGGACGCGATGCGGGAGACCGGCCGCGCGCCGGACACGCTGTGGCTGGAGGTCGGCACGCCCTTCTCCCGGCTGCGCCGGGAGAACCTGCGCAACGGCCTTGACCTGCTCCGCAGCAGCGGCTTCCACATCGCGCTGGACGGCGTCGGCGACGGCGACGTGCCGCTGTCGCTGTACACCGAGCTGACCCCCGAGATGATCAAGCTGGACCGGCGGATCGTGGCCGGCCTGCCCACCGACGCCGGCAAGGCCGCCCTGGTGCAGGCCCTGACCGTGCTGGCCGAGCACAACGGGGCGCAGCTGGTCGCCGAGGGCGTGGAGAACGAGCTCCAGCTGGCCGCCGTGCGGCGGCTGGGCTTCGGCCTGGCCCAGGGCAACCTGCTGGCCATGGCCGGCCGCCGGCCCAACGTGGAGATCACCATCGCGGCGGCGCTGACCAAGCTGCCGGAGGCCGAGCTGACCGGCCCGGTGCGCCGGGCGAGCGGTCCTCGGGTGACGGATTTCCTGCACCCCGCGACCATGCTGCCGGTGTCCGCGACGGCCGAGGAGGTCCGGTCCATCCTGGCCAACCAGGGCGCGGTCGGCGGCGTGGTGCTGGTCGACGAGAACAACCGGCCGCACTTCACCGTGGACCGCAACCGGTTCCTGCTGGCCGTCACCGGCCCGTACGGGCACGCGCTGCACGCCAAGCGGGAGGCCGCCCGGCTGGCCGACCGGCCGTACATCCTGCCCAGCGACGCCACCGCGCTGGACCTGCTGGACCTGCTGGCCAAGGCCGAACGGCAGCGGATGAACGACGAGGTCGTCATCGTCGACTCGCACGACCGCTGCCTCGGCGTCGTGCACAGCTCGGACGTGGTGCGGGGCATCGCCGAGATGAAGGTGGAGCAGGCCGCGTCGCTCAACCCGCTGACCCGGCTGCCCGGCAGCGACGCGCTGGCCCGCGAGGTGGACCGGCGCATCGCCACCCGGGAGATCTTCGCCGTGGGCTGGCTGGACGTGGACGGCTTCAAGCAGGTCAACGACTCGGCCGGGTTCGCGGCCGGCGACGACCTGATCCGGGCGATCGGCCGGGCCCTGGCCGACGCCGCCGCGGTGCTGCCGACCGTGCAGGTCGGACACGTCGGCGGCGACGACTTCGTGTTCGTCGCCGGCCTTGACGACCTGGTGCCGCTGTCCTCGGGCCAGCTCGACACCGGGCACACGGCCGGCGGCATGGCCATCTCGATGTCCTTGGCCACGTTGGTGTGTTCACCCGGCAGTGTGAGCGATTATCGCGAGGTGTCACGCCTGCTGGCGCCGTTGAAGAAGCACGCCAAGGCGCTGCGCGGGGACAGCTGGGTGCTGGGCCGGCCGGGTTCGGAGCGGATGGACGTGCTGCGCGGCGGCAACGCCGCGCCCGCGGTGCCGCCGGCGCGGCGCGGCACCGTCAGCGCCTGA